In Haematobia irritans isolate KBUSLIRL chromosome 1, ASM5000362v1, whole genome shotgun sequence, a genomic segment contains:
- the LOC142242989 gene encoding uncharacterized protein LOC142242989, with translation MSNSAMVAVAICCILVLLAVFIIIIIVVGQTMGEPK, from the coding sequence ATGAGTAATAGCGCCATGGTTGCCGTTGCCATTTGCTGTATTCTGGTCTTGCTGGCCGTTTTCATTATTATCATCATAGTGGTGGGCCAGACAATGGGAGAGCCTAAGTGA